The Zestosphaera sp. DNA window TAAAGTATATTTGGGATACTTAGCCTTAACAGCTTCTAACTCACTCGCGTAGAGCTTCTCAGCCTGCTCTTTAAATTCTTCCTCATACTTGTCGAAGACTTCATTAAATAGCTCCTCATTAATCTCGAGAACTATCCTGCCAAACATCGCTAAGAATCTCCTATACGCGTCATAAGCAAACCACTCATTCTCTGTTAGTTTCGCAAGTCCCTTAACTACCTCATCGTTTATTCCTAAGTTAAGGACTGTGTCCATCATGCCGGGCATGGAGACAGCAGCACCAGACCTGACAGACACTAGCAGGGGGTTCTCAGGAGAGCCGAAAACTTTACCTGTCTTTTCCTCCAGCTTCTTCATGTATTCTCTTACTTGCGCCATTAAGCCGTTAGGTAACTCCATACCTCTTATTATGTCCCATATTCTCTTGATTAACTGGTCTCTTACTTGCGGCGGCGGGTTTTTCTCAAGCTCTTTAACTATTGCCTCAATCTCTTCACGCCTACACACGTAGAACTCTCTACAAGCTTGAGTAGTTATTATGAAGCCTGGAGGTACTGGAAGACCTAACTGAATCATCTGCGCTAGTGAGGCTCCCTTACCTCCTAATAGCTTCTTGTCTTTCCAGTCAGCTTCTTCAAAACCATAAACGTACTTGTTACTCATATCATATCACTCTTGTGTAATTACTTACTCAAGCTTTTAAATTAAAACTAGTTTATGCTGAGATGATTTATTAGTACTACTGGAAACACTACTCCTTCTTACTAACGACTAGCTTGAGACTTATAGAGACTTCACCAGCTAGCCACATGCTGATAGTGTTTATTATTTCTCTCCACTTCCTCAAGACATCAAGGATTTTCGTGTGCGGCGTTATCAGGTAGTATATAAGCATCACGAGAGTCACGTAGAATAGGGGGACTACCTGCACAGAGTAGAAGCTGTACTGTGTTTTGCCGCCCAGCAACCATAATGCTACGTAAGTTAGGTAGGTGAGCCAGGTAAACGAGTAGCTAACACCTCTGTCTGGTAAGTCTTTTATTACTGGGATAACCAGTATTGAGAGAGCCGCTGTAAGCAAGTATAAGATTGGGTTGCCGGAAGCTATTAAGTCTGCCACGAATTCTCCCTTACTCGGGTCCCACACGTAATGGAGTGGGAAGGGATTCCTGCCTATCAGCCAGTCCCAAGGCATTGCCTGAGGAGGCCCGTTAGTAGTCTTAACGCTTAAGTGCCACCTGAAGGCCCCCTCAACAGAGGAAGACCACCACTGGAGGAAGCCGTCTCTCAAGATGTATGGAGTGCCTAAAATTATTAACATCACTATAGGCACGTAAATAATTAGTAAGAAGACTTTAGCAGGCTTGTCTCTCCTTACCCAGTAGAGGGTTGCCGGTAGTGCTGGGAAAGCCCCGCTAAACTTGCTTACGAAACCCAACCCTATAGAGACTGACGCAAGACTCAGCTTACCTCTCAGAGTGAAGTATAAGGTTAAGATAGTGAATAGCGAAACGAAGATGTCTAGCATAGCGACCATACTCAAAGACCTGAAAGTCTTGTCGAAAGCTGTTATTAGCGCGGCTGTGAAGCCTAAAAGTAGCCAAGTACTGTCTTTTATTACTTCCCTAAATATGAGGAATATAACTACTAAAACTAAAGCGCCCGCAATCACTGACGGTATTCTCCATAGCGAGGGGGAGTCACCGACTGAAATCATAGTAAGAGCTATGAAGTACTTGACTAGCGGGGGGTGCTCGAAGTTCATGTAGTCGAGAATGCCTTCAGCGTTCGGGTAGCAGTAACCTACCGCGACTCTCCTGACGCTAGGGTGTGAACTCAGGTTACTGAGTAGTTCCGGGCTAATCTCCGCACATAACGCTGAGAGAAACTTGCCGTCTGATTTAAACTTGTAGTATGACTCGTCTTTCACTAAGCTCCCGTTAAGGTCTGATACTATGTACTTCTTAACGTCAGCGACAGTCTTCAAGTACTCGCTCTCTATCGATGACTTAACAAGCTCTACAGTCACGACAACCTTGCCAGCAGACGTTGAGGGAGGTCTTAATCCCAGATACTTCGTGAGAGTATTTCTCGCAGCACTCGCATACCAGCACTCATCAGATATGTAATCGGATATCCCGGCAGCGTAGCTGTATGTCAGGTAAGCGTAAGTCAGTGGTAACGCGACGATCAACGCTAACGCTAATATCTTGACTTGCCGTTCTCTTAACCTTAAAGACATCACTCTAACCACTAATAAAGTTGTGTGAGATGCCCAAATAAAGCCTGAGAACTTAGAGACTCAGTTTCGCAGGGCTTCGCCACTGAGGTCCGTGTCGGAGGTTGTCATCACCGATTTTATCCTAAGTTATAAGCTCTTATATAGTTAGTGTGTTAGGCTGGCGATTATGTTTAGAGTCGCGGATTTAGGGTTGAGTGAGGTCGGGGTAAGAGAGATTGAGTGGGCTGAG harbors:
- a CDS encoding glycosyltransferase family 39 protein codes for the protein MSLRLRERQVKILALALIVALPLTYAYLTYSYAAGISDYISDECWYASAARNTLTKYLGLRPPSTSAGKVVVTVELVKSSIESEYLKTVADVKKYIVSDLNGSLVKDESYYKFKSDGKFLSALCAEISPELLSNLSSHPSVRRVAVGYCYPNAEGILDYMNFEHPPLVKYFIALTMISVGDSPSLWRIPSVIAGALVLVVIFLIFREVIKDSTWLLLGFTAALITAFDKTFRSLSMVAMLDIFVSLFTILTLYFTLRGKLSLASVSIGLGFVSKFSGAFPALPATLYWVRRDKPAKVFLLIIYVPIVMLIILGTPYILRDGFLQWWSSSVEGAFRWHLSVKTTNGPPQAMPWDWLIGRNPFPLHYVWDPSKGEFVADLIASGNPILYLLTAALSILVIPVIKDLPDRGVSYSFTWLTYLTYVALWLLGGKTQYSFYSVQVVPLFYVTLVMLIYYLITPHTKILDVLRKWREIINTISMWLAGEVSISLKLVVSKKE